Part of the Xiphophorus couchianus chromosome 2, X_couchianus-1.0, whole genome shotgun sequence genome, TGAAAATAACCAGGGTCTTCTGCTCCATGTATGTCACTGGCCTGGGTGGGGCCAAGCTGGGAGGCTAATGCTGCTGATCATAGCAGTGCCCGCAGAAAGCCACTGTTTCCCCCTCTGTCAGAAGCAATAAAGACATTAACCCGAAGCCTGGACTTTGGGCAGGGACCATAACGACAGAACAGGCTTCTGCATGCTGCAGCCATGGTGAAGTGTCTGATCCGCATCACCACTCGGGTGAACGTTCACCTGCGTATGATCAACCACTGCTACCGGGATGTAAAGGTCCGCGTGCTGAGCTTGGGGCCTCGTATGCTGGGCAAGGCCCTCGGCGTCCTGCCCCTCTACCCTTCCCTGATGGGGCAGCAGGAGCCCAGTAGACTCAGTCCTCGTCTGGGTACTCCACTGCCCTGTTCTCACGCCAGTGGTCCTGCAGGTAAAGTGGGCTCAAatgaagctttttttgttttgttttcttatcggttttttgcatatttattgtgGTAAAGAGACACACTTCATGCAGTTCCCTGTGTTTCTTGGTTATTTGGTTTCAGCTGttgttttaaaggaaaacttttGTTGACTATTGTTAATGTCAACAGAGGTTTGAATTTTAGATGTAATCCTTTCTGCTATTCTAAGAGtctaaaacaatatttctatGACCTGTTTTCTCATGAAATGCTTAAATTTAATCCCCCTCATTTTACAGTAACGGTGTAATGTTGCTGCTCTGACCCTTGTGAGAATGTGATACCATCAGCAAAGTACTCTGCCATGGCTCATATTTACTGTAGAGCGTCTTTCCTTTACTGTACTTTTATCATTTGCAGCAGAGTGGACAATTTataatctgactttttaaaccCTGCtagtaaatatttgttgtttgattTAGGGGACTTGGCTATAGCCAAGCTCAGCAACAGGGGGACacaaaaaactttcaaaatcaGATTGTCCTAAATTATGTGTTCCAGCAAAAGAACAAGAACTAATTCAtcatatttaagcacatttttctttacatcatTCTGGCTTATTCtggatattaaaaatgtcatgattaaaaatatttcttaagttttatatttgtgcattttgaaaTGTGCAACACATTGTCAACAGAGTTGAAGTTTATTCAAATAATGTAGTTCCCCCCTTTCATATGATGGTAATTTGTAACTTGTACAGTTCATATTGGCTAATGAAACTTCATAGTGAATTTCTAATAATTGAAGTATTCTTGTGATTACAGGAATTATTTGAGGCTGTGTATTAAATTGTTTAAGCATTTCAGCAAACTTTAACATAGATTAATGAGAAAGCTCAAAATTCAAGGCAAGGCAGCGTTGTACCTTATATCTTACCTTATGGATGCTGTTGCTGAAACATATCTGTTTAGTATTTCTTGCCCGAGGTTGAATTCTCTTGTTATTCTAGTTGGAAAGTCCCTGAAATACAAACTGTAttcattgatgttttgattCTAAGAAAAGCATTATCGGACACAGGGTGTGACTGTCTCCGCTCTATGGCAGACCTCCAGTGAGCCAAAAGGACATGAAAATCTCAATCTTCAGAAATACATTGCAGCTTGTCCATGAACGGCACACGCATTACTGTTGAAACCAGACATTAAAAGACACTCAAAACCTTTTGATTTTTACTGTCAggcattaaataaaactaaaccttCCTTCTTGGGTTTGATTAGGTTTACCAATCAAACCCAAATTCCCATTTGCCAAATGACAGAATAAAGAGCaagatatgttttttattagtttattttttttgataaacTAACACCAAATAgtattgtattattagtattgtACCATAGTACAATAGTAATACTAATAATACTAATATTTATggtacaaataaatacatttgtaacaCATTCCACCTCTTGGCTTTAGCTTTGGTTGTTACCCTGCTAGGTGACAAATATTCACTGCAGTCTAAAGTCTCTTGCAGCCTCTATAAACTTTTCGTCAAGTATTAAGAGTGTATTTAGTGCCATTCATTCACCCATCAAAACTGACGAGCTTCCATGTTCCTGCTGAAATAAAGCAGGATGATGCTGCTAACTCCATGTAGCAATGGTGTATTCAGGTGAtgttaaatcttgtttttcttggtgTTGTACAACCAGGTCAAAAATGTTGCAGTCATTTGACAAGAGCACCTTTATCCATGTGTTTGATACTTCTCCTATAATTTTTAGTAAACTACAATTTggactttttaacttttaactgtttttttttagggaGGTTTGGGGGTTGTTTTTGCCGGTATTCTATAAAAGCCAAATTTGTGCACTGCTAATAATTCTCCTAATAACAGATTCTCCCACTGAAGCTTTGGGTCTCTGCGGCTCCCCAAAAGTTACCACAGGCCTCTCGGATGCTTCTCTTATTACTGCTCCTCTTGCCCTGTCTATTGCTGGATGATGGTTTGGATGGTGAGATGTTTGAGATGAGAAGTTAGAAATAGTATTTTATAAGCTGACCCTGCTTAACCTTGGTGTACCACATTTTGACACTATATTTGGCATTTTAAACTGGCTCAGCATGTGACTAAATTGTTAAATGgattacatatttgtttacgACCATATTATCCAGACAACAGAGGAAATTCTTGGACttggttgattgattgaggAATGTGCTTACATTTCACATAGACATTTTAGTCTTTCAAGCTAACCTTTCCAACCtaatattgcagttttttttcactttttgtcctTTTACCTATTCCCCCAGGTCTGGAGTCTTTGCGTGACAGTGCCCACTCTACACCGGTGCGTTCGGTGTCCCATGGAGAGTCTTTCCTACCCCGGTCCCGCAGCCATGCTACAGATGCCAGTGAGGGGATGGCAGTCATCTCGGACGAGGCCTACAGTCCCTCAGATAGCGTCCTTCCCACCCCGGTGGCTGAACACAGCACAGACATGACCGTCTCACGCCAAATAAATGGTGCGCCCTGCAGCATCGAGGAGGAAAAGGAGTCAGAGGCGGGCACCCCGATGCGCGGGGAAGAGGGTGATTTCGGGGCGGATGGTAGAGCTGCACAGGAAGGAGCAGGGGAGGACTCAGCCCTGAGCGAGGTGGAACAGGTGAATAAGTTTGTCTTAAGCGTCCTCCGTTTGCTCCTCGTCACCATTGGACTCCTTTTTGTCTTGCTCCTCCTCCTTATCATCCTCACTGAGTCAGACCTTGACATCGCATTTTTAAGCGACATCCGTCAAACCCCCGAGTTTGAACAGTTCcattatgaatacttttgtccCCTCAGGCGGTGGTTCGCCTGCAAGCTCCGCTGGGTGGGCGGGTTGCTCATTAACAACTGAGGGTGCGGTTGTAGCATCACAAAGACAGTTCAGGTTTGTGAGAAGACGGTTAGGAGTCTGGAGTGTTGTTGAAGGACAACTTCATCCGAACCAAGAACCCAActtctcatcttcctcctgcagaaaacaaaacaacttggACCTCTCCTTCTAACACTAAGCCAGGATCTTTCTCCCACCACCTCAACTCTTTAGTTGCACACCCCTCCCTCCTActaccatgtttgtttttttgcttagCAAAgcctgaagacatttttttttgcgttttttaagtcatttcaggaactttatttttacaaaaaacacaaaagaaaaaaaataaattatgaaaataagtaACTGAGGAACCtaaaatttatgtttctgtggaatggaatatgttgatttttttttttcttggcacaGATTAGCACTGCAGATGGTTATTTATTTCTGAGAAGCATACAGTGGGCTGTGAAAGGCTAAATACCCCAGTTGCAAGTTTCTACcgtatgttttaaaaaaagttggatCATGACAAATAATTTCAAgactttttccatatttaatgtgacatatttaatttttcctcaacaaataaataaacaaatctgttaGAAAAAGATAAAGTTGTTCGCCCAACCATTAAACCAATAGTTTGTTGAAGTAGCTTTTGTCGCAGTTTCAGTACTCAGTCTGTGGTACACCAAAATGCAGACATTTCTTAGAAATTATTGAAAGCTGTGATGGTAATTATTCTGGGAGGCTGCCAAGACATCAGAACTGAACAGGctgcagaaaatctgcaaaGTACTAGCTGTGCTCAACAGtgcagtatattttttttatatcaagaTTTGTAACTAAGGTGACAAAGgaagacattttccccaaacAAAAATCACTGCACAGTTTTAAAAGGACATCATTCACACAGCAAAACGTGTTAGCGGCAGCATCATAATCTGGGGTTACTTTTCTTCACAGAAAGAAAGCGGTTCCAAACACATTCAGgtataagaaaaaataacatttcagcatCCCAGCACGCATCCAAATCAACACATGAATGGCTTCactaaagaaaaagtaaagttttgaTTTATACAGCAGCTCACAAAGTCGTTTGGTTCCCCTGCAGAGGGTTATGAACAGGATTTGTCTTCAGAATGGGAGAGTAATCCAATATTACCAAGTCATGATGTGGTATGCTGATGAGACTGGATGgtgaaactgaatcaaaagaTGCTTCTGTAAGGTATTAGTTTCAGTTTATACACACTTCTGCAATCAAGTACGGCGCATTATTTGTTTCTAGATTTTCCCCCTaacagatttatgttttctgttaaattatACAGAGCAATATCTCATATTGTAACATGGTctatcaaaaaaaaatctgcctttttATCAGGGGTGCTTAGATATTTGAGAGCCACTGTATGTAATGAAGAGAAGAAGGGGAGGTAATGAATGTCAATCCAGGAAGTTGATTCATCTTCAAGAGATGCAAGTGAGTTAAGAGTCTGGAAAGGCCAACTGCTGCGATGGAGTCAAGGTCTTTTGATGTCTATTCATTATCATAATAAGATAAAGAGCTGGTTAACCTCTTTATAAAAGACCGAGAGGAATAGCttgaaaagggagaaaagagatgttaaaatggaaaacagacaGGGTGATTACCAAATGCcttttttgaaaacatatttatgacTGTTTAGATTTTTGGGGGCAATGGCTTAAGTCTTGTTGAACATCCATATACAGCGCTATACAAGATCAGCTGACGGATATGAAAGTagtttttcaattattttctaagAATCCAGTGAACTAAAGCTGTAGTGTCATGTGGCCCGATACTGTCTGATGCAATTAGAGAAATCCTCACGATGAGCAAAGATTCACTGGCACTAGTAGATACTGTTCTAGCTAGATGTGCAATGctgatgtgatttttattaagTACTTTGAATGTgctcatttatttgcttttattttattgttttgttttcatcaaattGAAATTCAATGAATTTCAGTTACTTTTTTTATGAAGAGCTTGATCTATTTTGGTTTCAGCCTTGCCCTTCAGTTTCTGTATTATACTATATTATTACAACTGCTAGAATAAGAGCAATgatgtacatttttgtacaaaatagTTTGTTTCCTATTATATATcgacagttttttttccatgtatATTTTACCAgaactgaaatgttattttgttattgaAGATTAAATTATACCCTTTTTAGCACCGCGTTTCAAGTGAGGTCAGACACGTTGGAGACGTGGAAGggattggggaaaaaaaatgttgaacgGGACTTTTTTATCAAGACTCACTCACCAGTTATCACATCTCCCTTCACTATCAATAGTCAGTCTAAAGTCTGCAGTGTACGTGTAGTTATTACAGATTAACTTCAGATATGATTTATTGGTGCCGATCattgaaaaatacaattttatctGTTGTACCTTTACCTGAAGTTATTTTACGTGAAAGAAGAGATACAGCACCCTCAATACTTCCTGTTACTTTTTtttggtaaagatgtgtaaaaagtcttaaaatggaTTAAACTTTCATGATAGTAACACAAGTTcacacttaatttttttaaggtACAAGTTTTAATGTGTCTGAATTTATTCAGTGGGGCCAAAaatacagctttttaaaaaatccccgCTGTAGAACCTTTTACCATTCGGACAGCTATTAGCCTTCATTTCACAATGTTTGAGCATACAGTACATACAGAGGGACTTCTCATCCAGACTCTTAGGTTTCTTTTATGCACTTTTCTCAACTTGCCCCTtaggttttatatatttatgacTAAAATGgtcaaagaaaaaagttgattttatgttttctgaaccacttctgtttttctttggtatGTTTTGGATCATGTTTCTGATGAAAGGCCCCGAAATGACCCATTTCCAGTTGTCCATTAGAAACcatcatatttttatgtaaaaggcTCCTGGCATTTCAAAGAGTTGATACAAACTATCTTGAAGATTAAACAGACCCACAGCATCACATATCCTCTATCACAGTTAACACTGAGTATTTGATCCTATagatctatttttctttcaaatgaaatattatgaGAGTACATGGCACtataaactctttaaaatactTAGAAAATAGAACGAACCAGAGATTCACAGTTCCTCCATATGACTTAACAGTGATGAGATACTTTCACATACTCTTcctctgtttcacattttagacTTGGTTACTCAATGATGCTTCTCTACTGCAGTTCTCCAACATCTTACCACTCTTCTAATTGTGCCCAGTGGTTAAAGGAAACAGGCCTATTTGTCATATTTACACACTAGATAAATAAATAGTCTTGGATTAccaattcaaataaattatgcaGTAAAATGCTCAGATTATctttcagtgattcttgagaagtgggacaaaatgggtttaaattccccccccaaaaatgtaattattcctcaagcttatgtatacaaatatgacaaataatgttttggaaatgtaaagatgcttaaggtgcaggctcccagttgcgacatttttttgaaaattaatttttttttcctcccctccagggggtcttttgtgggctctagtgtccctcatatgaaagtaggctgacaggaaaggggaaaagagggggggaagacatgcggcaaatatcgctgggtccgggaatcgaaccacAGCACGTCCCCGAAAATTACATCTTTAATGGACCTGACCTAGAACTTTGTcatcaccaaaaataaatc contains:
- the frmd5a gene encoding FERM domain-containing protein 5 isoform X2, encoding MVLIRIHVRNEVSKLKFEAKTFHIYANQKEDRKIILTYFAPTPEACKHLWKCGVENQAFYKLEKSSQVRTVSSSNLFFKGSRFRYSGRVAKEVMEQSARIKREPPEIHRSGLVPSRSCPSITHGPRLSSVPRTRRRAVHISIMEGLESLRDSAHSTPVRSVSHGESFLPRSRSHATDASEGMAVISDEAYSPSDSVLPTPVAEHSTDMTVSRQINGAPCSIEEEKESEAGTPMRGEEGDFGADGRAAQEGAGEDSALSEVEQVNKFVLSVLRLLLVTIGLLFVLLLLLIILTESDLDIAFLSDIRQTPEFEQFHYEYFCPLRRWFACKLRWVGGLLINN